Proteins encoded within one genomic window of Halodesulfovibrio sp. MK-HDV:
- a CDS encoding MFS transporter, with product MTLCTFTILYGPIITYVPILSDTVFDASPSRIGFMFAISSLFTGVAASQLGRIRQILSVRTMLCLAAVCFFASMATMSIPDNFWLLAIPVGFFGMGQGLSFPNLAAKLTGIASIEKRGAVMAVNGTVLRIAQTIGPLIFSIPLIMGGISAVFYTATIIGVAMFILALNCPSDEQTKN from the coding sequence ATGACGCTTTGCACCTTCACAATTCTGTACGGTCCGATCATTACATATGTACCAATTCTCTCCGATACGGTTTTTGACGCAAGTCCATCCCGTATTGGTTTTATGTTTGCCATATCTTCCCTGTTTACAGGAGTTGCAGCCTCACAGTTAGGACGCATACGTCAAATCCTGTCCGTTCGAACCATGCTATGCCTTGCCGCTGTATGCTTCTTTGCTTCAATGGCAACCATGTCTATTCCTGACAATTTCTGGCTGTTAGCTATCCCAGTAGGCTTCTTCGGCATGGGACAGGGTCTGTCCTTTCCGAACCTTGCCGCCAAGCTTACCGGCATCGCATCCATTGAAAAACGTGGCGCAGTTATGGCAGTAAACGGTACGGTGCTTCGTATTGCACAAACCATCGGGCCATTAATATTTTCGATTCCTCTTATTATGGGAGGCATTTCAGCTGTATTTTACACGGCAACAATCATTGGTGTTGCCATGTTTATTCTGGCGCTGAACTGTCCTTCAGACGAGCAGACAAAAAACTAA
- a CDS encoding type 1 glutamine amidotransferase domain-containing protein, with protein MGLLNGKKVLMFVGDLFEDLELMYPKLRLIEEGAAVVLAGTDTETVYKGYHGYPTKADILLSDVNPDNFDILVIAGGFAPDKLRRDMDVKKITRAMHQQGKTIAFICHAGWIPISAGILDGYTCTSTRGITDDLENAGAKWVNEPVVVDRNLISSRAPDDLPAFCKAIIEVESNKN; from the coding sequence ATGGGCTTGTTGAATGGTAAAAAAGTTTTGATGTTTGTAGGAGATCTTTTTGAAGATCTTGAGCTCATGTATCCTAAGTTGCGTCTTATTGAAGAAGGCGCGGCAGTAGTTCTCGCCGGAACGGATACAGAGACGGTGTACAAGGGGTATCATGGGTATCCAACAAAGGCAGATATTTTACTTTCTGATGTGAATCCTGATAATTTTGATATTCTTGTCATTGCAGGTGGGTTTGCACCTGATAAATTACGTCGCGATATGGATGTAAAAAAGATAACTCGCGCGATGCATCAGCAGGGTAAAACAATAGCATTTATTTGCCATGCTGGGTGGATTCCAATCTCAGCCGGTATCCTTGATGGATACACTTGTACATCTACACGGGGTATTACTGATGACCTTGAGAATGCTGGAGCAAAATGGGTAAATGAACCTGTTGTTGTGGACCGCAATCTTATCAGCAGTAGGGCTCCGGATGATCTTCCTGCTTTTTGTAAAGCAATTATCGAAGTAGAGAGCAATAAAAATTAG
- the glpB gene encoding glycerol-3-phosphate dehydrogenase subunit GlpB produces MSNLPVTERDLFVVGTGIAGMSAAVYAAKRGLSVSQAGSTGEIVFSSGLFDIMAVHPVEEKKLWENPWEAMAAVAADMPNHPYAHVSREDVEKAYGELFDFLSEFGLEYRMEKEANSKVLTPIGTEKTTWAVPVTMWAGVEALKNNAPALLIDFEGLREFSAKQVATTIGDKWSNLKTMRLEFPDSASMKPILTGIMAQSMELKETRDKLYALIKPHLNGVEAVGVPAILGIYTTDEILEEMEKELGVKVFELPTLPASVPGMRLKSLFEGRIGTLGVDLKLQHKVFSITPLNDGRYEVTFGVQAPTEKVVAKGVVLATGRFLGGGLFADRHHIVETVMGLPVSQPADREEWHRTDLLDPRGHKVSSAGVEVDSSFRPIDENGKVVHERVFAVGSLLAHQDWMRMKCGTGIAVASSLRAVEAFVAQQ; encoded by the coding sequence ATGAGCAACTTGCCAGTCACTGAACGTGATCTCTTTGTAGTAGGTACCGGTATCGCTGGTATGTCCGCTGCTGTGTACGCAGCAAAACGCGGATTGTCTGTCTCTCAGGCAGGCAGTACCGGTGAAATCGTGTTTTCTAGCGGCCTGTTCGATATAATGGCCGTCCATCCTGTGGAAGAAAAAAAGCTTTGGGAAAATCCTTGGGAAGCCATGGCGGCAGTTGCTGCCGATATGCCTAATCATCCTTACGCGCATGTGTCTCGTGAAGATGTAGAAAAAGCATATGGCGAACTGTTCGATTTTCTTTCTGAATTCGGTCTTGAGTACCGTATGGAGAAAGAAGCGAACAGCAAGGTGCTTACCCCAATTGGTACAGAAAAAACCACATGGGCTGTTCCAGTTACCATGTGGGCAGGCGTAGAAGCTCTCAAAAACAATGCCCCTGCATTGCTGATTGACTTCGAAGGCCTCCGTGAATTCAGCGCAAAACAGGTTGCCACCACCATTGGTGATAAGTGGTCTAACCTTAAAACAATGCGTCTTGAGTTTCCGGATTCTGCATCAATGAAGCCTATCCTTACCGGTATCATGGCGCAGTCCATGGAACTTAAAGAAACCCGCGATAAGCTGTATGCCCTCATTAAGCCTCACCTTAACGGTGTGGAGGCTGTTGGCGTGCCTGCTATTCTGGGTATCTACACTACCGATGAGATTCTGGAAGAAATGGAAAAAGAGCTTGGCGTAAAAGTCTTCGAACTACCGACTTTACCGGCTTCCGTGCCGGGAATGCGCTTAAAAAGCCTTTTTGAAGGAAGAATTGGTACCTTAGGTGTTGATTTAAAGTTACAACATAAGGTATTTTCCATAACCCCACTCAACGATGGTCGCTATGAAGTGACCTTCGGTGTACAAGCACCAACCGAAAAAGTAGTTGCCAAAGGCGTTGTGCTTGCCACCGGTCGTTTCCTCGGCGGCGGACTGTTCGCTGACAGACATCACATTGTGGAGACTGTGATGGGCCTGCCAGTATCTCAGCCAGCTGACCGTGAAGAGTGGCATCGTACCGACCTGCTTGACCCGCGTGGACACAAAGTTAGTTCCGCAGGTGTTGAGGTCGATTCTTCATTCCGCCCGATTGATGAAAACGGAAAAGTTGTACACGAGCGTGTATTCGCTGTTGGCTCTCTGTTAGCTCATCAGGATTGGATGCGAATGAAGTGTGGAACTGGCATTGCGGTTGCTAGTTCACTTCGTGCTGTTGAAGCTTTTGTAGCTCAGCAGTAG
- a CDS encoding MFS transporter yields MKSPLKDKNLLLLFGITLFVVMGVSSILPVLPSAGRSLNIPMAEIGLLLTSFTLPGIFLTPFAGILADRYGRKAVLIPALVIFGIAGFSCAFATDYKTILFLRALQGVGAAPISLLYTTITGDLYSGTERLKVMGYNASVLSLGTAIFPFFGGLLGEIGWQYPFMLPILALPLAVLCAIHLDLPNPKSKETMAGYFKNTAQIVSSKKHLSFSG; encoded by the coding sequence ATGAAATCCCCCTTAAAAGATAAAAATTTACTTTTACTCTTCGGCATCACCCTTTTTGTTGTTATGGGTGTATCCAGTATCCTTCCAGTACTGCCATCTGCTGGACGCTCATTAAATATTCCGATGGCGGAAATTGGTTTACTCCTCACAAGCTTTACGCTTCCAGGTATTTTTCTTACGCCATTTGCGGGAATCCTTGCAGACAGATACGGCAGGAAGGCTGTACTTATTCCGGCACTTGTAATCTTCGGAATCGCCGGTTTTTCATGCGCATTCGCAACTGACTACAAAACAATTCTTTTTCTTCGTGCCTTACAGGGTGTTGGGGCAGCACCAATCAGCCTGCTCTATACAACCATCACCGGCGACCTGTACTCTGGTACAGAGCGCCTTAAAGTTATGGGCTACAACGCAAGCGTACTCAGCCTTGGCACTGCAATTTTTCCATTCTTTGGCGGATTACTTGGTGAAATAGGCTGGCAATATCCATTTATGCTGCCAATATTAGCCCTTCCACTTGCTGTACTTTGTGCAATTCATCTAGATTTACCGAATCCGAAATCTAAAGAAACAATGGCTGGCTACTTCAAAAATACTGCGCAAATTGTTTCTTCAAAAAAGCACTTGTCCTTTTCGGGATGA
- the glpK gene encoding glycerol kinase GlpK, translating to MSKYIGAVDQGTTSSRFIIFDKKGQIVGMDQKEHEQIFPKPGWVEHNPMEIWENTQEVIQGALKKTGLKGTDIAAIGITNQRETTVIWDKKTGKPYYNAIVWQCTRTDKICKELMAEGGQDRFREKTGLPIATYFSGPKMKWIMDNVPGVRAAARNGDALIGTMETWIIWNLTGGAKGGAHVTDVTNASRTMLMDLASLEWDKDILKIMDVPEAALPRIVSSSDNDTWGTTEEHGPLGARIPVCGALGDQQAALVGQACFDVGEAKNTYGTGCFMLLNTGTKPIQSKQGLLTTVGYKFGNEETVYCLEGSIAIAGALIQWLRDNLNLINSAPEVEELAKSVEDNGDVYVVPAFQGLFAPYWRSDARGVIAGLTRFANKGHIARACLESVAYQTRDVLEAMNKDSGVDLTTLKVDGGMVMNELLMQFQSDSLCVPVIRPQVTETTCLGAAYAAGLAVGYWTSIDDLRANWAIDKTWEPTFGKEEREKGYAGWKKAITRTFDWVE from the coding sequence ATGTCTAAGTACATCGGCGCTGTTGACCAGGGAACTACAAGCTCACGTTTCATTATTTTTGATAAGAAAGGCCAGATCGTTGGCATGGATCAGAAAGAGCATGAGCAGATTTTCCCTAAACCAGGCTGGGTAGAGCATAACCCAATGGAAATTTGGGAAAATACTCAGGAAGTTATTCAGGGCGCCTTAAAGAAAACCGGCCTTAAAGGTACAGACATCGCTGCTATTGGTATTACTAACCAGCGTGAAACTACTGTTATCTGGGATAAAAAAACTGGTAAGCCTTACTACAACGCAATTGTTTGGCAGTGCACCCGTACTGACAAAATTTGTAAAGAGTTGATGGCTGAAGGTGGTCAGGATCGTTTCCGTGAAAAAACCGGTCTCCCGATTGCGACTTACTTCTCTGGTCCTAAAATGAAATGGATCATGGATAACGTACCGGGCGTAAGAGCTGCTGCACGTAATGGTGACGCTCTTATCGGTACCATGGAAACCTGGATTATCTGGAACCTTACAGGTGGCGCAAAAGGCGGCGCACATGTAACTGATGTAACTAACGCTTCCCGTACTATGCTTATGGATCTTGCTAGTCTCGAATGGGACAAAGATATCCTTAAGATCATGGATGTTCCTGAAGCAGCTCTCCCACGTATCGTGTCTTCTTCTGACAATGACACTTGGGGTACTACTGAAGAACATGGTCCTCTCGGCGCACGTATTCCTGTTTGTGGCGCTCTTGGCGATCAGCAGGCAGCACTCGTTGGTCAGGCTTGCTTTGATGTTGGTGAAGCGAAAAACACATACGGTACAGGTTGCTTTATGCTCCTTAATACCGGTACCAAACCTATCCAGTCTAAACAGGGTCTTCTTACTACCGTTGGTTACAAATTCGGTAACGAAGAAACTGTATACTGCCTGGAAGGCTCCATTGCTATTGCTGGTGCTCTCATTCAGTGGCTGCGTGATAACCTCAACCTTATCAATTCAGCACCTGAAGTCGAAGAACTTGCTAAGTCCGTGGAAGACAATGGCGACGTTTACGTTGTTCCTGCATTCCAGGGCTTGTTTGCTCCGTACTGGCGTTCCGACGCTCGCGGCGTAATCGCAGGTCTTACCCGCTTCGCTAACAAAGGTCACATTGCACGTGCTTGTCTTGAGTCCGTAGCATACCAGACCCGTGACGTTCTTGAAGCTATGAACAAAGATTCCGGCGTTGACCTTACTACTCTCAAAGTTGATGGTGGTATGGTAATGAACGAACTGCTTATGCAGTTCCAGTCTGATAGTCTTTGTGTTCCAGTTATCCGTCCTCAGGTTACAGAAACCACTTGTCTTGGCGCTGCATATGCTGCTGGCCTTGCTGTTGGTTACTGGACTAGCATTGATGACCTTCGTGCTAACTGGGCAATCGACAAAACTTGGGAACCTACATTTGGCAAAGAAGAACGTGAAAAAGGTTATGCTGGTTGGAAGAAAGCGATTACGCGTACTTTCGACTGGGTTGAATAA
- the glpA gene encoding anaerobic glycerol-3-phosphate dehydrogenase subunit GlpA translates to MQTQVLIIGAGATGTGIFRDLALRGVECMLIEQRDVNAGASGGNHGLLHSGARYVTTDPHSANECKVEGDIIKEFAPHCIENTGGLFVAVKGDDEAYVKQFPINCEKAGVPCREISPEEALKLEPNLNPDVIAAYEVEDASIDPFKLSLENVADAEAHGGVYKRYMKLLGFSKDGDTITGARVVNTRTGKKSVIEADQFINATGAWAANVAEMAGANIRMTYAKGSLLVTLSRLNHRVINRLRPPGDGDILVPGGTVSILGTTSVRVEDLDNVAPSIEEINRNIDQGAQMVPALDTCRYVRAYAGVRPLVQLGESSSDRAASRGYALIDHESESLDNFITITGGKLTTYRLMAERCADLVCNRLKVDAPCLTRGTVLPDYVQTEWAEPSILTKREWMRRHNSDDHLLCECEIVPKSAVDAILDSFGPDEKPRIQAVGLRSRVGKGSCQGAFCGARIAAHMYDRDLFEGRDGVDSLREFLSKRWKGQRPILWDAQFNQAELKEALYFGLLNLEMD, encoded by the coding sequence TTGCAGACTCAAGTACTTATTATCGGTGCAGGTGCAACAGGTACCGGTATTTTTAGAGACTTAGCCCTTCGGGGCGTAGAATGCATGCTTATTGAGCAACGCGACGTGAACGCCGGAGCTTCCGGCGGCAACCACGGTTTGCTCCACAGTGGTGCCCGTTATGTGACCACTGACCCGCATTCTGCAAATGAGTGTAAGGTTGAAGGGGACATCATCAAAGAATTTGCTCCTCACTGCATTGAAAATACAGGCGGTTTGTTTGTAGCAGTGAAAGGCGATGATGAAGCATATGTCAAACAGTTCCCTATTAACTGTGAGAAAGCTGGAGTGCCGTGCAGGGAAATTAGCCCTGAAGAGGCCTTAAAACTCGAGCCTAACCTTAACCCTGATGTAATAGCAGCTTATGAAGTTGAAGATGCATCAATTGATCCGTTCAAGCTTTCCCTTGAGAACGTTGCAGACGCTGAAGCACACGGGGGTGTGTATAAGCGTTACATGAAACTGCTTGGTTTTAGCAAAGATGGCGACACAATTACCGGCGCCCGCGTGGTTAATACCCGCACCGGTAAAAAGTCTGTTATCGAAGCTGATCAGTTTATTAACGCAACCGGAGCATGGGCAGCTAACGTCGCAGAAATGGCAGGTGCTAACATTCGCATGACATATGCAAAAGGTAGCCTGCTAGTAACCCTTTCTCGACTGAACCATCGTGTGATTAACCGACTGCGTCCTCCGGGAGACGGCGATATTCTCGTTCCTGGCGGCACGGTCTCTATATTAGGTACCACTTCTGTTCGTGTTGAAGATCTTGATAACGTGGCTCCGTCCATCGAAGAGATCAACCGCAACATCGACCAGGGCGCCCAGATGGTACCTGCCTTAGATACCTGTCGTTACGTTCGTGCATATGCTGGCGTTCGCCCGCTGGTTCAGCTTGGTGAATCTTCCAGTGACCGTGCCGCAAGCCGTGGCTACGCACTGATTGATCACGAATCTGAAAGCCTTGATAACTTTATCACCATCACCGGTGGTAAACTTACTACCTACCGCCTTATGGCAGAGCGGTGCGCTGACCTTGTCTGTAACCGACTTAAGGTTGATGCCCCTTGTCTCACCCGCGGTACTGTTCTCCCTGATTATGTTCAGACAGAATGGGCGGAGCCTTCCATTCTCACCAAGCGTGAGTGGATGCGTCGCCATAATTCTGATGACCACCTCCTTTGTGAATGTGAAATTGTACCTAAGAGTGCTGTTGACGCTATCCTTGATTCCTTCGGTCCAGACGAAAAGCCGCGTATTCAGGCGGTTGGTCTGCGTAGCCGTGTAGGTAAAGGGTCTTGTCAGGGCGCATTCTGTGGTGCGCGTATTGCTGCGCACATGTATGATCGTGACCTTTTCGAAGGCCGTGATGGTGTGGACAGTCTGCGCGAGTTCCTTTCCAAACGCTGGAAGGGTCAGCGTCCTATCCTTTGGGATGCTCAGTTCAATCAGGCAGAACTTAAAGAAGCACTGTACTTCGGTCTTCTTAATCTGGAAATGGATTAG